CGTGTAGCTGACCAGCAGGACAGGCCTTCGGTTCCTGGTTGCAGGCACCGAACCCCTATTATGGCGGTCAAGGCGATCTTCCAGGTTATGGGTGCAACCTGTATAGTATGCGCCATCAGAACAAAAGAGGGTATAGACAAAATACTCCATGAGTAAATACATATGGTTTTGCCCTCAATTGTAATATATGCAAGATAGAGAAAATGGCAGATAATAACGGTTTTTAACCAGCTACTCCGCCAAGGCTATGTCGCTTGAAAGCCGAAGCCCGGCTCACGATAGACTGCCAGCGAGCTATAAGCAAAAAGCCCGACGTCGCTTCTTACTTCAGGCTCACCATTAACAAATGTATACTTTGATTCGAATGTGATAGCGGTTTTCAACCGCCGAAGCCCGGCTCACGATAGACTGCCAGAAGTACTGAAACAAAAAAGCCCGCCGTCGCTTCTTACTGGCGTAAGAGCTATG
This genomic window from Flavobacteriales bacterium contains:
- a CDS encoding GIY-YIG nuclease family protein produces the protein MEYFVYTLFCSDGAYYTGCTHNLEDRLDRHNRGSVPATRNRRPVLLVSYTAFSDKYRAFYFEKYHKSGSGRAFLKRHLI